DNA from Streptomyces rishiriensis:
CGAAGCGGACCCGGGGGGCGCGCTCGACCAGGTTCGAGAACCGGTTGTGGTGGAAGGTCACCTTCAGGTGGCCCCGGTCGCCGACGGCCGTCGACTCGCTGTCGCTGTTGCCGATGAGGATCGTCTTGTCGTGGTCGGTGAAGACGTTCCAGGAGGCGGTGACGTAGTCCGCCCCCCGGACGATGTCCAGCTCGCCGTCGTGCTGCTGGTACAGCATGCCGAAGTAGGTCGGCGCGGCGCTGTCCGGGTGCGAGCCGTCGGTGAACGTGTTGTGGTCCAGCCACACGTGCGTCGAGCCGTAGACGACGGCCGTGTCGTACTCGGAGTTCCAGTTGCCCTTCGTGCCGTCGGTCGGGTCCCACTGCGGGAAGCAGTCGATGGGCGACTCGAAGGACAGGTTCCGGATGATCACGTTGTCGACGGCCTTGATCTGCAGGCTGACGCCCTTGAGGCCGGCGTTCTTCCCGATGCCGACGATGGTGGTGTTGGCGGGGACGTTGGCCTTGATGGCCGTGTCCTGGGCGGCGGCGGAGGCGCGTCGCAACCCCTCCGGGCTGTCGTCGGGCTCGGCGCTCAGGTCGGTGTCCAGCCCCCAGGTCTCGGGCGCGTAGGCGGCGAGATAGGCGTCGAAGTCGTAGCCGGGCGCGGCGAAGGCGTCACATCCCTCGGCGACGGCGTCGATGACGCCCTTCACCTTGATGATCTTCGGCGCGCTGCCGCCGGCCGCGAGGGCGGCCTTGAACTGCGCCCAGTCGGTGACGGTGTACACATGGGCGGCGTCGGCGGCGGACCCGCCGGTGGTCCCCGTCCCGTACGAGGCCCAGCCGTCGTTCGCGCCCAGGACCTGCCGGCCGAGGTCGCGCGACGAGGAGCGGGCGTGGGCATCGGCCTGGGCGGACGCCGTACCGGTGACGGAGAGCACCAGCGCGGTGCACCCCACCAGGGCAGCTATGACGCGTCCATGACATGTCTGTGTACGCACTGTACAGGTCTCCTCTGGTGACGAAAGGCGTGCGGGTCCTGCGAGGGCGGTGCGGGTCCTACGCGAGCGGTGCGGGCCAGGTGATCCAGGACGTCGGGATCTCGTCGTGCAGCCGGACCACGTCACGCGGCCCGAGCACCCGCGTGCGCAGCAGTTCCCGCACCACGAGCCGCGCCACGGCGATCGCCCCCGGCGGATTGAAGTGCGTGTTGTCCTGCTCGGACGCGGTCCAGTTGAAGTACGTCTTCGTCTCCTCGACGCCGAGCCGCTGCCACAGCGCGAGCGACAGCGCCTGGACGTCGAGCAGCGCCACCCGCTCCGCCTCCGCGAGCGCCCGCATGGCGGCCGGGTACTCGCCGTGCGTCGGCAGGGCGTTCCCCTCGGCGTCGAACCTGCGGCGCTCGACGGGCGTGGCCAACACCGGCCGCGCGCCCTTCGCGCGGGCGCCGTCCACGTACAT
Protein-coding regions in this window:
- a CDS encoding pectate lyase family protein, which encodes MRTQTCHGRVIAALVGCTALVLSVTGTASAQADAHARSSSRDLGRQVLGANDGWASYGTGTTGGSAADAAHVYTVTDWAQFKAALAAGGSAPKIIKVKGVIDAVAEGCDAFAAPGYDFDAYLAAYAPETWGLDTDLSAEPDDSPEGLRRASAAAQDTAIKANVPANTTIVGIGKNAGLKGVSLQIKAVDNVIIRNLSFESPIDCFPQWDPTDGTKGNWNSEYDTAVVYGSTHVWLDHNTFTDGSHPDSAAPTYFGMLYQQHDGELDIVRGADYVTASWNVFTDHDKTILIGNSDSESTAVGDRGHLKVTFHHNRFSNLVERAPRVRFGQVDSYNNHFVADDSFAYSFGIGKESRLVAQHNAFTLPEGVSAAKVLKRWNVSPLTADDNYVNGRLTDLIAVHNAEIPAEVLASGAGWTPTLRTKVDPAKAVPRIVDCGAGAGRLG
- a CDS encoding rhamnogalacturonan acetylesterase is translated as MSLTRRQVTSAALAAVPLGAVAAGPAQAGTRRPRTLFIAGDSTAAQKYSDAAPETGWGMALPFFLHKDRPVANHAVNGRSSKSFVDEGRLDAVLAAIRPGDLLLVQFAHNDEKTTDPARYTEPWTTYQDHLRMYVDGARAKGARPVLATPVERRRFDAEGNALPTHGEYPAAMRALAEAERVALLDVQALSLALWQRLGVEETKTYFNWTASEQDNTHFNPPGAIAVARLVVRELLRTRVLGPRDVVRLHDEIPTSWITWPAPLA